From a region of the Daphnia pulicaria isolate SC F1-1A chromosome 1, SC_F0-13Bv2, whole genome shotgun sequence genome:
- the LOC124347623 gene encoding uncharacterized protein LOC124347623 isoform X3: MDPLTFLALCVFCSLANSGHLVQAAPVADRLQQMTTAIEPSFSEGLIHLSNLFDCVTNYDENIGNSHEDENATLLIRTALQSASNSLNTTESISAQHLQMYEENLFSLSADIAAKEKQLLVENMELEHLTNASNYWQSEADKLRQEIAQLDAKVAEADRSVHHSQRRIDRRVKNRWKWITATVLTGGLASPGIYFNERDIRRFERDRDAWRSQANERRHTLQVAENNHREIVSRQKDTEQSIRHTQTSLSSARLSLQELQKDYLVLSSLGAEMRNISTFLFSLNGELSVVHGQQQLMVLFQPLLESIDSLITFLESNVNTIVLLANNEAVTKIRGYLSSFPVKEVPTVESNSDPSSLAQDKIDDRITILESESDAKIKQFLLDSDARLSDSN; the protein is encoded by the exons ATGGATCCTTTAACGTTTCTGGCGCTGTGCGTCTTCTGTTCATTGG CTAATTCTGGTCACCTTGTCCAAGCTGCTCCAGTCGCCGACCGACTACAACAAATGACAACAGCTATTGAGCCTTCCTTCAGTGAAGGACTGATTCATTTATCCAACCTATTTGATTGTGTTACGAACTATGACGAAAACATCGGCAATAGTCATGAAGATGAAAATGCCACACTGCTCATTCGAACGGCTCTTCAATCAGCATCGAATTCGCTCAATACGACGGAAAGTATCTCAGCCCAACACTTGCAAATGTACGAAGAGAACCTCTTTTCTTTGTCTGCTGATATCgctgcaaaagaaaaacaacttctAGTTGAGAATATGGAACTGGAACACTTGACGAACGCGAGCAATTACTGGCAATCAGAAGCCGATAAACTGCGACAAGAAATAGCACAGCTTGACGCCAAGGTGGCCGAAGCCGACCGAAGTGTCCACCATTCTCAGAGAAGAATTGACAGGAGAGTGAAGAACAGATGGAAGTGGATTACAGCCACAGTGCTTACTGGtg GACTAGCGTCACCTGGAATTTATTTCAACGAGAGAGACATTAGGAGATTTGAAAGAGATCGCGATGCTTGGAGGTCACAGGCAAACGAACGACGTCATACACTTCAAGTAGCTGAAAATAATCATCGCGAAATTGTAAGCCGGCAGAAAGACACCGAACAGTCCATTCGACACACACAGACCAGCCTTTCATCCGCTCGACTCTCGCTGCAGGAACTGCAGAAGGATTACTTGGTTTTGAGTAGCCTTGGTGCTGAAATGCGAAACATTTCCACGTTCTTATTTTCTCTGAACGGCGAGTTGAGCGTTGTCCACGGTCAGCAGCAATTGATGGTGCTTTTTCAACCCTTGCTCGAGTCCATTGATAGTTTGATTACTTTTTTAGAGAGCAATGTCAACACGATAGTTTTGTTAGCTAATAATGAGGCCGTGACCAAAATTCGTGGTTATCTTTCTTCGTTCCCTGTCAAGGAAGTACCAACTGTTGAGAGCAATTCCGATCCCTCCTCCCTTGCACAAGACAAAATTGATGACAGGATTACGATTCTCGAATCTGAATCTGATGCCAAAATTAAGCAGTTTCTTCTCGATTCGGACGCTAGATTG AGCGATTCCAACTAG
- the LOC124347623 gene encoding uncharacterized protein LOC124347623 isoform X2 — MDPLTFLALCVFCSLANSGHLVQAAPVADRLQQMTTAIEPSFSEGLIHLSNLFDCVTNYDENIGNSHEDENATLLIRTALQSASNSLNTTESISAQHLQMYEENLFSLSADIAAKEKQLLVENMELEHLTNASNYWQSEADKLRQEIAQLDAKVAEADRSVHHSQRRIDRRVKNRWKWITATVLTGGLASPGIYFNERDIRRFERDRDAWRSQANERRHTLQVAENNHREIVSRQKDTEQSIRHTQTSLSSARLSLQELQKDYLVLSSLGAEMRNISTFLFSLNGELSVVHGQQQLMVLFQPLLESIDSLITFLESNVNTIVLLANNEAVTKIRGYLSSFPVKEVPTVESNSDPSSLAQDKIDDRITILESESDAKIKQFQLDSDPKRFQSLFS; from the exons ATGGATCCTTTAACGTTTCTGGCGCTGTGCGTCTTCTGTTCATTGG CTAATTCTGGTCACCTTGTCCAAGCTGCTCCAGTCGCCGACCGACTACAACAAATGACAACAGCTATTGAGCCTTCCTTCAGTGAAGGACTGATTCATTTATCCAACCTATTTGATTGTGTTACGAACTATGACGAAAACATCGGCAATAGTCATGAAGATGAAAATGCCACACTGCTCATTCGAACGGCTCTTCAATCAGCATCGAATTCGCTCAATACGACGGAAAGTATCTCAGCCCAACACTTGCAAATGTACGAAGAGAACCTCTTTTCTTTGTCTGCTGATATCgctgcaaaagaaaaacaacttctAGTTGAGAATATGGAACTGGAACACTTGACGAACGCGAGCAATTACTGGCAATCAGAAGCCGATAAACTGCGACAAGAAATAGCACAGCTTGACGCCAAGGTGGCCGAAGCCGACCGAAGTGTCCACCATTCTCAGAGAAGAATTGACAGGAGAGTGAAGAACAGATGGAAGTGGATTACAGCCACAGTGCTTACTGGtg GACTAGCGTCACCTGGAATTTATTTCAACGAGAGAGACATTAGGAGATTTGAAAGAGATCGCGATGCTTGGAGGTCACAGGCAAACGAACGACGTCATACACTTCAAGTAGCTGAAAATAATCATCGCGAAATTGTAAGCCGGCAGAAAGACACCGAACAGTCCATTCGACACACACAGACCAGCCTTTCATCCGCTCGACTCTCGCTGCAGGAACTGCAGAAGGATTACTTGGTTTTGAGTAGCCTTGGTGCTGAAATGCGAAACATTTCCACGTTCTTATTTTCTCTGAACGGCGAGTTGAGCGTTGTCCACGGTCAGCAGCAATTGATGGTGCTTTTTCAACCCTTGCTCGAGTCCATTGATAGTTTGATTACTTTTTTAGAGAGCAATGTCAACACGATAGTTTTGTTAGCTAATAATGAGGCCGTGACCAAAATTCGTGGTTATCTTTCTTCGTTCCCTGTCAAGGAAGTACCAACTGTTGAGAGCAATTCCGATCCCTCCTCCCTTGCACAAGACAAAATTGATGACAGGATTACGATTCTCGAATCTGAATCTGATGCCAAAATTAAGCA ATTTCAGCTAGATTCTGACCCTAAACGATTTCAATCCTTGTTTTCCTGA
- the LOC124347623 gene encoding uncharacterized protein LOC124347623 isoform X1, which produces MDPLTFLALCVFCSLANSGHLVQAAPVADRLQQMTTAIEPSFSEGLIHLSNLFDCVTNYDENIGNSHEDENATLLIRTALQSASNSLNTTESISAQHLQMYEENLFSLSADIAAKEKQLLVENMELEHLTNASNYWQSEADKLRQEIAQLDAKVAEADRSVHHSQRRIDRRVKNRWKWITATVLTGGLASPGIYFNERDIRRFERDRDAWRSQANERRHTLQVAENNHREIVSRQKDTEQSIRHTQTSLSSARLSLQELQKDYLVLSSLGAEMRNISTFLFSLNGELSVVHGQQQLMVLFQPLLESIDSLITFLESNVNTIVLLANNEAVTKIRGYLSSFPVKEVPTVESNSDPSSLAQDKIDDRITILESESDAKIKQFLLDSDARLERFQLDSDATLKRFQLDSDAKLKRFQLDSDPKRFQSLFS; this is translated from the exons ATGGATCCTTTAACGTTTCTGGCGCTGTGCGTCTTCTGTTCATTGG CTAATTCTGGTCACCTTGTCCAAGCTGCTCCAGTCGCCGACCGACTACAACAAATGACAACAGCTATTGAGCCTTCCTTCAGTGAAGGACTGATTCATTTATCCAACCTATTTGATTGTGTTACGAACTATGACGAAAACATCGGCAATAGTCATGAAGATGAAAATGCCACACTGCTCATTCGAACGGCTCTTCAATCAGCATCGAATTCGCTCAATACGACGGAAAGTATCTCAGCCCAACACTTGCAAATGTACGAAGAGAACCTCTTTTCTTTGTCTGCTGATATCgctgcaaaagaaaaacaacttctAGTTGAGAATATGGAACTGGAACACTTGACGAACGCGAGCAATTACTGGCAATCAGAAGCCGATAAACTGCGACAAGAAATAGCACAGCTTGACGCCAAGGTGGCCGAAGCCGACCGAAGTGTCCACCATTCTCAGAGAAGAATTGACAGGAGAGTGAAGAACAGATGGAAGTGGATTACAGCCACAGTGCTTACTGGtg GACTAGCGTCACCTGGAATTTATTTCAACGAGAGAGACATTAGGAGATTTGAAAGAGATCGCGATGCTTGGAGGTCACAGGCAAACGAACGACGTCATACACTTCAAGTAGCTGAAAATAATCATCGCGAAATTGTAAGCCGGCAGAAAGACACCGAACAGTCCATTCGACACACACAGACCAGCCTTTCATCCGCTCGACTCTCGCTGCAGGAACTGCAGAAGGATTACTTGGTTTTGAGTAGCCTTGGTGCTGAAATGCGAAACATTTCCACGTTCTTATTTTCTCTGAACGGCGAGTTGAGCGTTGTCCACGGTCAGCAGCAATTGATGGTGCTTTTTCAACCCTTGCTCGAGTCCATTGATAGTTTGATTACTTTTTTAGAGAGCAATGTCAACACGATAGTTTTGTTAGCTAATAATGAGGCCGTGACCAAAATTCGTGGTTATCTTTCTTCGTTCCCTGTCAAGGAAGTACCAACTGTTGAGAGCAATTCCGATCCCTCCTCCCTTGCACAAGACAAAATTGATGACAGGATTACGATTCTCGAATCTGAATCTGATGCCAAAATTAAGCAGTTTCTTCTCGATTCGGACGCTAGATTGGAGCGATTCCAACTAGATTCTGACGCTACATTGAAGCGATTCCAACTAGATTCTGATGCTAAATTGAAGCGATTTCAGCTAGATTCTGACCCTAAACGATTTCAATCCTTGTTTTCCTGA